A genomic stretch from Telmatocola sphagniphila includes:
- a CDS encoding TlpA family protein disulfide reductase: MSRILYASLLTALIISSLKADDPAKSTTPSAESASLPRYKLTPGIELNYFSRSSFKYGEGKAQGEHLTTDKDTLWVLRKNSDGSFRILHRNVSKFTQVREGKEWGGQTSNSVVYVDMFTDGRILPNSTIQYHGSPEMMFPRLPKDLKEAQSGWNTTEEDSTISAKPNGNRFVVTQTDLFSKIYLSSKTITYTFDAKSGFISNFEVTTKQGYGFNGKGTGTGELTSQKTLPEAELTKLTADTDNYFKSLEKYEELTTAAAKLEPEKCKESLGKGKEILKNALASINQADLKKDLEKKIEEHDRMTNYYVEEATTRAKIVGKPAHEFKADDLEAKAFELNKMRGKVVILDFWYRGCGWCVKAMPQMNQLTADFADKPVAILGMNTDSNKEDAEFVVKEMALKYRTLRVEHEMSKHFGVRGFPSLVIIDKKGIVRDIHVGYSKTLREEVGKTIRELLAE, from the coding sequence ATGTCCCGAATTCTGTACGCTTCTCTTCTGACTGCCCTGATTATCTCTTCTCTAAAGGCCGATGATCCGGCGAAAAGCACGACTCCCTCTGCCGAGAGTGCTTCACTCCCTCGCTACAAGCTGACACCGGGAATCGAATTGAACTATTTCTCACGATCTAGCTTCAAGTATGGAGAAGGAAAAGCTCAAGGCGAACATTTAACGACGGATAAAGATACTCTGTGGGTACTCCGAAAAAATTCGGATGGGAGTTTTCGAATTTTGCATCGGAATGTCAGTAAGTTCACCCAAGTCCGAGAGGGTAAAGAGTGGGGCGGGCAGACGAGCAATTCTGTTGTTTATGTAGACATGTTTACGGATGGCCGGATTCTCCCGAACTCGACCATTCAATATCACGGCAGTCCAGAAATGATGTTTCCCCGGCTACCCAAAGATTTGAAGGAAGCCCAGTCGGGATGGAACACCACCGAGGAAGATTCGACGATTTCCGCAAAACCTAATGGCAATAGATTCGTAGTGACCCAGACGGATCTATTCTCCAAGATCTATCTTTCCTCCAAAACGATCACATATACATTTGATGCGAAATCGGGATTTATCTCCAATTTTGAAGTTACAACCAAACAAGGTTACGGCTTCAATGGCAAGGGAACGGGAACCGGCGAACTGACCTCGCAAAAAACTCTTCCCGAGGCCGAACTGACCAAGTTGACTGCCGATACGGACAACTATTTCAAGTCTTTGGAGAAATACGAAGAACTGACCACGGCCGCCGCGAAACTGGAACCGGAAAAATGCAAAGAATCTCTGGGGAAAGGGAAGGAGATTCTCAAGAACGCCCTGGCAAGTATCAATCAGGCCGATTTGAAGAAGGACCTGGAGAAGAAGATCGAAGAGCATGATCGAATGACGAATTATTACGTCGAGGAGGCGACTACTCGAGCCAAGATTGTCGGAAAACCGGCTCACGAGTTCAAGGCCGACGATCTGGAAGCGAAGGCATTCGAGTTGAATAAAATGCGCGGCAAAGTCGTGATTCTCGACTTCTGGTATCGCGGCTGCGGCTGGTGTGTCAAAGCCATGCCCCAGATGAATCAGCTCACGGCTGATTTCGCCGACAAACCGGTCGCTATCCTGGGCATGAATACCGATAGCAATAAGGAAGACGCCGAGTTTGTTGTAAAAGAAATGGCTTTGAAGTACCGGACTCTTCGAGTCGAACACGAAATGAGTAAGCACTTCGGTGTACGGGGATTCCCGAGTTTAGTCATCATCGATAAGAAGGGCATTGTGCGCGACATCCACGTCGGTTACAGCAAGACTTTACGCGAGGAAGTGGGCAAAACCATCCGGGAACTTTTGGCGGAGTGA
- the gnd gene encoding decarboxylating NADP(+)-dependent phosphogluconate dehydrogenase: MAEPQADFALIGLAVMGQNLVLNMNDHGYTVAVYNRTVSKVDEFLAHEAKGTKVIGAHSIEQLCKLLKRPRRVMLLVKAGQAVDDFIELLIPHLEPGDIIIDGGNSLYQDSARRVKEVEAKGLLYIGTGVSGGEEGARRGPSIMPGGSPAAWPAVKNIFQDVSAKVEGGTPCCDWVGEGGAGHFVKMVHNGIEYGDMQLICEAFQIMRDGLGMSVAEMHDVFAEWNKGVLDSYLIEITRDILAYKDTDNKPMVDKILDAAGQKGTGKWTVNSALDCGIPITLIAEAVFSRCVSSLKSERTTASKILKGPNGKIPGDKNTIVNAIRDALYASKIISYTQGYMLMKAAAAEYKWNLNYGGIALMWRGGCIIRSAFLGKIKDAFVKNANLTNLLLDPYFTGEIEKCQTGWRQTISAAVLAGIPTPAFSTALAFYDSYRCDQLPANLLQAQRDYFGAHTYERIDTPRGQFHHTNWTGRGGTTSSTTYNA; encoded by the coding sequence ATGGCTGAACCGCAAGCTGATTTTGCCTTGATTGGCCTGGCCGTGATGGGCCAGAATCTGGTCCTGAATATGAACGATCACGGCTATACCGTGGCTGTCTATAATCGCACCGTTTCCAAGGTCGATGAATTCCTGGCGCACGAAGCCAAGGGAACCAAAGTCATCGGCGCCCATTCCATCGAGCAATTGTGCAAACTGCTCAAACGGCCCCGGCGTGTGATGCTGCTGGTCAAAGCTGGTCAGGCCGTGGACGATTTCATCGAACTCCTGATTCCCCACCTCGAACCGGGCGACATTATCATCGACGGCGGCAACTCCCTCTATCAGGACAGTGCCCGCCGGGTCAAAGAAGTGGAGGCCAAGGGCCTTCTCTACATCGGCACGGGCGTTTCCGGAGGCGAAGAAGGGGCTCGGCGCGGTCCCAGCATCATGCCGGGCGGTTCCCCCGCGGCCTGGCCCGCCGTCAAAAACATCTTCCAGGATGTTTCCGCGAAAGTCGAAGGCGGCACCCCCTGTTGCGATTGGGTCGGTGAAGGCGGCGCCGGGCACTTCGTGAAAATGGTTCACAATGGCATTGAATATGGCGACATGCAGCTGATCTGTGAAGCCTTCCAGATCATGCGCGACGGCCTGGGAATGTCGGTCGCCGAGATGCACGATGTCTTTGCCGAGTGGAATAAGGGCGTCCTCGATTCCTACCTCATCGAAATCACCCGCGACATTCTGGCTTACAAGGACACCGATAACAAGCCAATGGTCGATAAGATCCTCGATGCCGCTGGCCAAAAGGGTACCGGCAAGTGGACCGTGAACAGTGCTCTCGACTGCGGCATCCCGATCACCCTGATCGCCGAAGCCGTTTTCAGTCGTTGCGTCTCCTCGTTGAAATCGGAACGGACCACGGCCTCGAAAATTCTCAAGGGGCCTAACGGCAAAATCCCTGGAGACAAAAACACGATCGTCAACGCGATTCGCGATGCCCTCTATGCCTCCAAGATCATTAGCTACACCCAGGGTTATATGCTGATGAAGGCCGCGGCGGCGGAGTACAAGTGGAACCTCAACTACGGCGGCATCGCCCTGATGTGGCGCGGCGGCTGCATCATTCGCAGCGCATTCCTGGGTAAGATCAAGGATGCCTTTGTCAAGAATGCGAATCTGACGAATCTGCTGCTCGACCCGTATTTCACGGGAGAAATCGAGAAGTGTCAAACGGGCTGGCGCCAGACGATCTCGGCGGCGGTCCTGGCCGGGATTCCAACACCGGCGTTCAGTACCGCCCTGGCCTTCTACGATTCCTATCGCTGTGATCAATTGCCGGCCAACCTGCTGCAGGCCCAGCGCGATTACTTCGGAGCCCATACCTACGAACGAATCGATACGCCGCGCGGTCAGTTCCATCATACCAACTGGACTGGTCGCGGCGGCACGACCTCTTCGACAACTTATAACGCCTAA
- a CDS encoding ABC transporter permease, whose amino-acid sequence MTWIAVKMLMGDRSKYFALIFGITFACFLITEQSAIFCGVMLRTTGMIRDTRGADIWVMNPEVRYFDDVKAISDNDVFRVRSVPGVAWAVNLYRGSGQAQLESGKYQQLILMGVDDSSLTGVPIDLIVGDIGDLQNPDAILVDEAGFKQMWPNEPIHTGKVIEMNDRRAVVVGVFRASQTFMTMPVVYTRFSQATLFVPPARRMMPFVLAKCEPDIPPEQVARSIHEQTGLKALTNQGFGKLTMFYYLAHTGIPVNFGTTVILAFLVGCAIAGQTFYLFTVENIKQFGALKAMGMSDRRIVGMILIQASIVGGIGFGLGIGLATLYGMFAVKSMPLLAFFLPWQVLGITALAMVFISLLASFLSIHKVLVLEPSIVFQG is encoded by the coding sequence GTGACCTGGATAGCCGTGAAAATGCTGATGGGAGATCGTAGCAAATACTTCGCTCTGATCTTCGGCATCACCTTCGCCTGCTTTTTGATCACCGAGCAAAGCGCCATTTTTTGCGGCGTGATGCTGCGAACCACCGGTATGATTCGCGACACCCGCGGTGCGGATATCTGGGTCATGAATCCGGAAGTCCGCTACTTCGACGACGTCAAAGCCATTTCCGATAACGATGTCTTTCGCGTTCGCAGCGTTCCTGGCGTCGCCTGGGCCGTGAATCTCTATCGCGGTTCCGGCCAGGCCCAACTCGAATCGGGCAAATATCAGCAGCTCATTCTGATGGGTGTGGATGACAGCAGCCTGACCGGCGTACCGATCGATTTAATTGTCGGCGATATCGGCGATCTGCAAAATCCCGATGCCATTCTCGTGGACGAAGCGGGCTTTAAACAGATGTGGCCCAACGAACCCATCCACACAGGCAAAGTGATCGAGATGAATGATCGGCGGGCGGTCGTTGTCGGCGTCTTTCGAGCTTCCCAAACTTTCATGACCATGCCGGTCGTCTACACCCGCTTCAGTCAGGCGACCCTGTTCGTTCCGCCGGCCCGCCGGATGATGCCGTTCGTGCTCGCCAAATGTGAACCCGATATTCCGCCCGAACAGGTAGCTCGGTCTATTCACGAACAAACGGGGTTAAAAGCGCTGACTAATCAAGGCTTCGGCAAATTAACGATGTTCTACTATCTGGCCCACACCGGCATTCCGGTGAATTTTGGAACCACGGTGATTCTCGCTTTTCTGGTGGGCTGCGCGATCGCCGGTCAGACGTTTTATCTGTTCACAGTCGAAAATATCAAGCAATTTGGCGCCCTCAAGGCGATGGGAATGAGCGATCGCCGGATCGTCGGCATGATTCTGATCCAAGCTTCTATCGTCGGCGGCATCGGTTTCGGGTTAGGTATCGGCCTGGCAACTCTCTACGGCATGTTCGCGGTGAAAAGCATGCCGCTGCTGGCCTTTTTCCTGCCCTGGCAGGTCCTTGGCATCACGGCCCTGGCGATGGTCTTTATTTCACTGCTCGCCAGCTTCCTCAGCATCCACAAAGTGCTGGTTCTCGAACCGAGTATAGTTTTCCAAGGTTAA
- a CDS encoding baeRF3 domain-containing protein has product MDIFKNSDLKELIADRNAPCVSIYAPTQKGGKGLDLSHWKHLLENAERQLTAWNCPAEQRDSLLDPAYSLLKDEEFWKYTSEGLALFIAPEFLRAYRLPFPFAEKTQVSHSFYIKPLIPWVQDDGRFYILALSQNHVRLLEATRHAVHELKPGAPTSKAEANQNHEHENLLNLHTHHDAAGKAMHAVFHSQGGDDTRKKELLHFFQKIDHSICGYLGNSQAPLIVATVEYMLPIYREASKYPHLLNQGIAGNPAHWNATELQSRALPLVEPIFEARTTKAVAKFHEWAGSGLTTPELDVILPAAKQGNLQSLLLVPDQDIWGNYDAQTQTVEVHQTPEPGDAELGNLAAIYTLQHNHAVHSVAPQKFFDGSPVVGVYFYAGLNNAQSRAKRVEKNSV; this is encoded by the coding sequence ATGGATATTTTCAAAAACTCCGATCTTAAGGAACTGATTGCCGATCGGAATGCTCCCTGCGTTTCGATCTATGCCCCCACTCAGAAAGGCGGCAAAGGCCTCGACCTCAGTCACTGGAAGCACCTGCTCGAAAACGCCGAGCGGCAACTGACTGCCTGGAATTGCCCGGCCGAACAAAGGGATAGCCTTCTGGACCCGGCTTATTCCCTTTTGAAAGACGAGGAATTCTGGAAGTATACTTCGGAGGGATTGGCTCTATTTATCGCTCCCGAGTTCCTGCGTGCGTATCGCCTACCGTTTCCTTTCGCCGAAAAAACGCAAGTCTCCCACTCGTTCTATATCAAGCCGCTGATTCCCTGGGTGCAGGACGATGGCCGCTTTTACATTCTGGCTTTGAGTCAGAATCACGTTCGACTTCTGGAAGCCACGCGACATGCCGTGCACGAATTGAAGCCGGGGGCTCCGACCAGCAAGGCGGAGGCGAATCAGAATCACGAACATGAAAATCTGCTGAACCTCCACACCCATCACGATGCGGCGGGCAAAGCCATGCACGCGGTCTTCCACAGCCAGGGCGGCGACGACACTCGAAAGAAAGAACTGCTGCACTTCTTCCAGAAGATCGATCATTCGATTTGCGGCTATCTCGGGAATTCCCAAGCGCCTTTGATCGTCGCTACAGTCGAATACATGTTGCCGATCTATCGGGAAGCCAGCAAATATCCCCATCTGCTCAACCAGGGTATAGCGGGAAATCCCGCTCATTGGAATGCAACTGAATTACAATCTCGTGCGCTTCCGTTAGTGGAACCGATCTTTGAAGCGCGGACAACAAAAGCTGTAGCGAAGTTTCACGAATGGGCCGGCTCCGGCTTGACGACCCCGGAACTGGACGTGATCCTCCCGGCTGCTAAGCAAGGCAACCTGCAATCGTTACTCCTGGTCCCTGATCAGGACATCTGGGGTAATTACGATGCCCAGACCCAAACCGTGGAAGTGCACCAGACACCGGAACCGGGCGATGCCGAGCTCGGCAACCTCGCGGCCATCTACACGCTGCAGCACAACCACGCCGTGCATAGCGTGGCTCCTCAAAAGTTCTTCGACGGTTCGCCGGTCGTGGGAGTTTATTTCTACGCCGGCTTGAACAATGCCCAGTCGCGAGCGAAACGCGTCGAGAAAAATTCGGTCTAA
- a CDS encoding DUF885 domain-containing protein, with translation MTRRFTLFCITTLSLMALIGQPAVRADEPNKAFAAFVDEYFDAYFAWKPSDATAAGLHQYDGKLEDSSKEAYLLRIEKVKALQARLAQLQQGSLSFDEKIDAEMLDHLMKAELHDLVTIGTWKRNPMGYISGPASSIDNLMKRSFAPPAERLKSVISRLKAVPAVQTSMKANLINPPREFTDLAIRMGEGSIGFFKDDVYNWAKEAAGNNTALLKEFETANAAVIKSFEESASWLKKDLLPTTKPNQFAIGKDKFAKQLLFEEMVDIPLDKLLAIGEANLKKDYDKFVATAKKIDPTKTPAEVMKLLSDKHPTEEDLIPAGKRTIEKIRKFLIDKKIVTIPSEVRPTIMETPPYARDGGFASMDTPGAYETKATEAFYYITPPEKDWDAKRKEEHLRLFNFPVLEVVTIHEAFPGHYIQFLYAKQYPTKTRKLTYSNSNVEGWAHYGEQMMLEEGYGEGDPKIQLAQLSEALLRDCRFVVGIRMHTLGMTLEDGTKYFQEKGFQEHSTAFEEARRGAYNPTYLYYTLGKLQIYKLREEYRKLKGNAFSLEEFHNTFVKQGGLPIKLIRRIMLPGDTGPSL, from the coding sequence ATGACGCGTCGCTTCACCTTGTTCTGCATAACGACCCTTTCGCTCATGGCCCTGATTGGCCAGCCCGCCGTTCGCGCGGATGAGCCCAATAAGGCCTTTGCGGCGTTCGTCGACGAATACTTCGATGCCTATTTCGCCTGGAAGCCTTCCGACGCCACGGCGGCGGGATTGCACCAGTACGATGGCAAACTCGAGGATAGTTCCAAGGAAGCCTATCTGCTGCGAATCGAAAAGGTCAAAGCCCTTCAGGCCCGACTAGCTCAGTTGCAGCAGGGTTCGCTCTCTTTCGACGAGAAAATTGACGCAGAAATGCTCGATCATTTGATGAAAGCCGAGCTGCACGATCTGGTAACCATCGGCACCTGGAAGCGAAATCCCATGGGCTATATTTCCGGCCCGGCCAGCTCCATCGACAATTTGATGAAACGATCCTTCGCACCGCCTGCGGAAAGACTGAAGTCGGTGATCTCAAGGTTGAAAGCTGTCCCCGCCGTCCAGACGTCGATGAAAGCGAACTTGATCAACCCTCCTCGCGAATTTACCGACCTGGCCATTCGTATGGGCGAAGGGTCGATCGGGTTCTTCAAGGACGATGTGTACAACTGGGCAAAAGAAGCGGCGGGTAACAATACCGCACTTCTGAAAGAATTCGAAACGGCGAACGCCGCCGTGATCAAATCGTTCGAAGAATCCGCCAGCTGGTTGAAAAAAGATCTCCTGCCCACCACCAAGCCCAACCAATTCGCCATCGGAAAAGACAAATTTGCCAAGCAGCTTCTTTTCGAAGAGATGGTCGATATTCCCCTGGATAAGCTTCTGGCGATTGGGGAAGCCAACCTGAAGAAGGATTACGATAAGTTCGTGGCGACTGCCAAGAAGATCGACCCGACTAAAACGCCAGCCGAGGTGATGAAGCTACTTTCCGATAAGCATCCGACAGAAGAGGATTTGATACCCGCCGGAAAACGGACCATCGAGAAGATTCGGAAGTTCTTGATCGACAAAAAAATCGTAACCATTCCCTCGGAAGTCCGCCCGACCATCATGGAAACGCCCCCGTATGCCCGGGACGGCGGCTTTGCTTCGATGGATACACCCGGAGCCTATGAGACCAAAGCGACCGAAGCGTTTTACTACATCACTCCTCCGGAAAAAGATTGGGATGCCAAGCGGAAAGAGGAACATTTGCGGCTTTTCAACTTCCCCGTTCTTGAAGTCGTGACCATTCACGAGGCCTTTCCCGGGCACTACATCCAGTTTCTGTACGCGAAGCAATACCCGACCAAAACCCGCAAGCTGACCTATTCCAATTCGAACGTGGAAGGCTGGGCTCACTACGGCGAGCAGATGATGCTGGAGGAAGGCTACGGCGAGGGCGATCCGAAAATTCAGTTGGCGCAGCTCTCGGAAGCTCTCCTGCGCGATTGCCGATTTGTCGTCGGCATCCGCATGCACACCCTGGGCATGACGCTGGAAGACGGCACCAAGTACTTCCAGGAAAAAGGATTTCAGGAACACTCGACTGCTTTCGAGGAAGCCCGGCGAGGTGCGTACAATCCGACATACCTCTACTACACTTTGGGCAAACTTCAGATTTACAAGTTGCGCGAAGAGTACCGCAAGCTGAAAGGGAACGCTTTTTCCCTCGAAGAATTCCACAATACGTTCGTGAAGCAGGGAGGGCTGCCCATTAAACTGATCCGAAGAATCATGCTGCCGGGCGATACCGGGCCTTCTTTGTGA
- a CDS encoding ABC transporter ATP-binding protein, producing the protein MRTQDTSAEGVKCRALTKEYSSGPSRVLALRGIEVEIQPGELTLLVGPSGCGKTTLISIMAGTLNPTAGQVSVFGTELTQLSKKEVTDFRAKNIGFVFQQFNLLPSLTAAENVSVPLVINGWSKAAAIEKSAAVLKAVGLGDRLHSLPSQMSGGQQQRVAIARGLVHEPRLLVCDEPTSAVDAASGHAIMQLIRSVAMQPNRVALVVTHDPRVFDFADRIITLEDGRVQGEKRQSVDPQLLQTKHEVVHA; encoded by the coding sequence ATGCGAACCCAGGACACTAGTGCTGAAGGAGTGAAGTGCCGGGCTCTGACCAAAGAGTACAGCAGCGGCCCCTCGCGCGTCCTGGCGTTGCGGGGTATCGAAGTCGAAATCCAACCGGGAGAATTGACTCTCCTGGTCGGACCCAGCGGCTGCGGCAAAACGACGCTGATCTCGATCATGGCCGGGACGCTGAACCCGACGGCCGGGCAAGTTTCCGTGTTCGGCACGGAGCTCACCCAGCTTTCCAAAAAAGAGGTCACTGACTTTCGCGCCAAAAATATCGGCTTCGTCTTTCAACAGTTCAATCTGCTTCCTTCTTTAACGGCCGCGGAAAATGTCTCGGTGCCGCTAGTCATCAATGGCTGGTCCAAAGCGGCCGCGATCGAAAAATCGGCTGCCGTGTTAAAAGCGGTTGGCCTCGGAGATCGATTGCACAGTCTCCCCTCGCAAATGTCCGGTGGCCAACAACAGCGCGTGGCTATCGCCCGGGGTTTGGTCCACGAACCTCGACTGTTGGTTTGCGATGAACCGACCTCGGCCGTCGACGCGGCTTCCGGGCACGCCATTATGCAGCTGATTCGCTCGGTGGCGATGCAACCCAATCGCGTCGCCCTGGTGGTCACGCACGATCCGCGTGTGTTCGATTTTGCCGATCGCATCATCACTCTGGAAGATGGTCGCGTGCAAGGTGAAAAGCGCCAGTCGGTCGATCCGCAATTGCTTCAGACGAAACATGAGGTGGTTCATGCTTAA
- a CDS encoding HlyD family secretion protein yields the protein MLNKLTKYVFPMLAVAFGIFALLHALAMQKPEPEGHPPVSPSLSPFGNTVAGVGMIESNSEASGTSVISIGSQLAGAVDKIYVRMQQEVKEGDLLFELDKRQMEAQVKVSQANLEAAQAQLRKLELQPRKEEIPPLEAQIEAAVANVKSTKDQMERDKAIPPSTAIAEQQRVADLQAYNNAVALLGVAKANLALLKAGAWAPDIKIAQTSVAQAQAQLDQAKTNLALLQVRAPSDGTILQLNIRAGEYVSTMGSQSLILMGNLKPLHVRVSIDEEDLPRLILNAPATAKIRGDIKQQNIPLRFVRLEPYVVPKVSLTGINTERVDTRVVQLIYAIETDPKRPIDGKMLVGQIVDVFIDTKKVSE from the coding sequence ATGCTTAACAAATTGACCAAATATGTGTTTCCGATGCTGGCCGTAGCCTTTGGAATATTCGCCCTCCTGCACGCCCTGGCCATGCAGAAACCGGAACCTGAAGGGCATCCGCCCGTCAGCCCATCGCTATCCCCCTTTGGCAATACCGTCGCGGGTGTTGGGATGATCGAATCGAATTCGGAAGCCAGCGGTACCAGTGTGATTTCCATCGGTTCGCAATTGGCGGGGGCGGTCGACAAAATCTATGTTCGGATGCAACAGGAAGTCAAAGAGGGTGACCTGCTGTTCGAGCTGGATAAACGGCAGATGGAAGCTCAGGTGAAAGTCAGTCAGGCCAACCTGGAAGCCGCTCAGGCGCAGTTGCGAAAATTGGAATTGCAGCCGCGCAAAGAAGAAATTCCGCCTCTGGAAGCTCAGATTGAAGCGGCGGTCGCCAATGTGAAATCCACCAAAGATCAAATGGAACGGGACAAGGCGATTCCGCCTAGCACTGCCATCGCGGAGCAGCAGCGGGTTGCCGATTTGCAGGCTTACAATAATGCCGTGGCTTTACTCGGTGTCGCGAAAGCCAACTTGGCTTTGTTGAAGGCGGGAGCGTGGGCGCCCGATATCAAAATCGCGCAAACCAGCGTCGCACAGGCGCAGGCTCAACTCGATCAGGCGAAGACCAATCTGGCCCTGCTGCAAGTTCGAGCCCCGTCCGACGGCACCATTTTGCAGTTGAATATCCGCGCCGGCGAATATGTTTCGACGATGGGTAGCCAATCGCTGATCTTGATGGGTAATCTCAAACCGCTCCATGTGCGCGTGAGCATCGATGAAGAAGATTTGCCCCGTTTGATTCTCAATGCCCCTGCGACAGCGAAAATTCGCGGCGACATCAAGCAGCAGAATATCCCTTTAAGATTCGTGCGTCTTGAGCCCTATGTCGTACCTAAAGTGTCCCTGACCGGCATTAATACGGAACGGGTCGATACCCGTGTGGTCCAGTTGATTTATGCGATTGAGACCGACCCGAAGCGGCCAATAGATGGCAAAATGCTGGTCGGCCAGATCGTGGATGTGTTCATCGATACGAAAAAGGTGAGCGAGTGA